The Glycine soja cultivar W05 chromosome 15, ASM419377v2, whole genome shotgun sequence region TGGTTCAAAATCTTCAAAGAAAGTGAGTCCTGTTATTTATTCTCAGATCTAGAGTCTGTcttgattttcatgaaattcaaatttccatgctatgaatttcattttgttcattTAGTTTTTGCCTTGTTGGTGCTGTATATTCATTATTTTGCAGATGAATTaatcatttctttttatctGATCATCTGATTCTTGTGTGTTTGAgagttgagacttgagagatCCTTGAAGCATATCTGCCAATAATGCTCACTTGAATGAGTGATTGAGAGTTTAAGCAAAACAATTGACATAAGGGGTTGTGGGGAGCAAAGGTGCAATTATACTTCAATCTTCACATGATCGATTTTATGGTGCAAAGGGGCTAGGTGAATGTTGTCAATTCTGTCCACATTTTTATTGGGAAATGCAGTATTTTTCCTCATTTGTGTGGATTATCACGAGAGATAGATGtatcatttattaaatatttgtagTTCCTGTCTTCTCCCATTTTCATTACTTTGAAGAGTCAAATCATATTAGAGACaatttagaatgtatttttgttACCGTTTATTCTCAAATTACTGCATGTAGTcttccttaattttattttgttgctaGATATTTTCTAATCATAAATAGTTGCTTTTTCCTAGTTGTCTCTCAATTCAGTTACATCAATCATCGATGGCTTAAAGAGATTGTATATCGAGAGGTTAAAGCCCTTGGAAGTCGCTTATCAATATAATGATTTTGTGTCTCCATTGTTGGTAAGTTGCGTTTTGCACCCaatgtataaataaaagatactaAATTTTGTTAACTGTGTTTGTGAGAGCATGGTACCGGCTCTACTTAGCAGGTCTTATTCGCATAAATATGATGATATTAACTTCAAGAATATTTTGGTTTCATCCCTTTCAGACCAACACTGATTTTGATGCTAAACCAATGGTCATGCTTCTTGGTCAATATTCAACAGGAAAAACTACATTTATAAAACATTTGTTAAAATGTGATTATCCAGGTAGGTTAAGTTCTTGACTATCTACTCATTTACATTGTAGTAATTTCTTCATTCATAAAATTGATGACCGGATTGATTCATGATGCTAACTCTTTGTGTAGGAGCACACGTCGGACCAGAACCTACCACTGATAGATTTGTTGTTGTCATGGTATAAGAAGTTTCATTCCTGTTCTAGTATTGCTGTATTGCCTCTGGAAGTCAATAAAATCCAAATAGAAAAGTATTTATGTGTGATAAATAGTTGAAATCATGATGTTATTgttaccattttttttctttctaaattctgTCAATTTGTGTTCTGATCGTGCTCATGGTGCTTGCTGCAAAACTCTTTTTATTTAGTCTGGACCTGATGAGAGAAGTATTCCTGGAAATACTATTGCTGTTGATGCTGACATGCCTTTTGGTGGCCTGACAACATTTGGAGGTTCATTTTTATCAAAGTTCCAATGCTCTCAGATGCCACACCCTGtgagttttatttatatttccaaGTCCAATGATTTTGTCATTATTTGTTCTTGAACTTGAAGCAATTCTTTCTTTCAGTTGTTAGATGAAGTAACATTTGTGGACACTCCTGGTGTCCTATCTGGAGAGAAACAAAGGACTCAAAGAAGCTATGATTTCACTGGTGTTGTATCTTGGTTTGCTGCAAAATGTGATCTCATTCTTCTCCTATTTGATCCTCATAAACTAGACATCAGTGATGAGTTTAAACGTGTAATCGCATGTCTACGTGGTAACGATGACAAGATACGAGTGGTTTTGAACAAGGCAGACCAAGTTAATACTCAACAAGTAAGACAACATCAACATAGGTTACCTggtttatcatatttattatctaACTTTTTATCTACTTACATGCCTAATTATAATATTGTAGCTTATGAGAGTTTATGGAGCATTGATGTGGTCACTGGGTAAAGTTCTAAATACTCCTGAAGTTACACGTGTATACATAGGGTAAGTTTTTTGTTATCTTTCAAATATGTCTAACGTTCCACGGCTTTGCTTACAAGTATTGAAAAATTGAACCAttctttcaaatttatattGTCTTGGAGTAGTTTTGCAGATTTTGTTTAGCCAGAGTTTTAGCAAACATTTGATCTCGCTGTTTTAGTCGAAAATTGCATTAAATGCATAGTATCTTTTGGTGATATTCACATTGTTTCACTTTATATTATTAGATAGCTTCTGCAGTGAATTTGATATTCTTTTGATTAtaagtatattttcctttgcttgaCTTCACAGCTCATTTAATGATAAGCCTATGGATGAAGGCTTCGTCAGTCCATTAGGACAGGATCTCTTTGAGAAGGAACAGAATAATCTGCTTGCTGATTTGATGGATATTCCCAAGAAGGCATGCGATCGTCGGGTATGgtcaataatttcatattatttgtGTGGCCTGGTGGTGAAAATTGAATTAGTTTTATGTAGATGGCAGACCACTGAATTAGTTGTATCTCGTGTCAGCTCCTATATTTTAGTTTCCTGTTTCAAACATTAGTCATTGGAAATTTGGAATGGTGCAGATCAATGAATTTGTCAAACGTGCAAGATCTGCTAAAATTCATGCATATATAATTAGTCACCTTAAGAAGGAGATGCCTGCTATAATGGGTAAAGCCAAGGCTCAACAAAGACTTCTTGATAATCTTGAGGAAGAATTTGCAAAGGTCTTTCCTCCTTCCCTTCCTCTTACTTTGGTTGCTTAATTTCCAGGTACTTACCATTTATGATTTTGCAAACAGGTCCAAAGGGAGTTTCATCTACCAGCCGGTGATTTTCCCAACGTTGAACACTTCAGAGAAGTTCTAAGTGGTTATAGCATTGACAAATTTGAGAAACTAAAGCCCAAAATGATTCAAGCAGTAGATGACATGCTTGGGTATGAAATACCAGAGCTATTGAAGAAATTCAGAAATCCTtacgattaaaataaaaaatgttgtcatttttttatgtatgtttCACCAAGTTTGAGATCTTAATGTTTAAGTTCATTATTAATGGATTGTGGATGGTTTCATTTTCAGTGTCTAATTTCCTATTTTGTTCATATAATGGTAACCATttgtagaaaaagaaagaaaatactcCTGCCCTTATTGTTTGCCTTACAATGAGGGGGCAGGCACCATTGGAAAATGCTGTTACAGTGAAGGCACTAAGCACATCAAACATTTCTAATGCTCTCGTGAG contains the following coding sequences:
- the LOC114387035 gene encoding EH domain-containing protein 1-like, translated to MKTESRSKEETKTYQEWFDLADSDGDGRISGNDATNFFALSNLSRSQLKQLWALADVKRQGFLGFTEFVTAMQLVSLAQAGHELNSDILKTQIDKENIKPPVLDGLEALVAQKSLAISAPPEVNGTPQPQVFPTNRWFGSKSSKKLSLNSVTSIIDGLKRLYIERLKPLEVAYQYNDFVSPLLTNTDFDAKPMVMLLGQYSTGKTTFIKHLLKCDYPGAHVGPEPTTDRFVVVMSGPDERSIPGNTIAVDADMPFGGLTTFGGSFLSKFQCSQMPHPLLDEVTFVDTPGVLSGEKQRTQRSYDFTGVVSWFAAKCDLILLLFDPHKLDISDEFKRVIACLRGNDDKIRVVLNKADQVNTQQLMRVYGALMWSLGKVLNTPEVTRVYIGSFNDKPMDEGFVSPLGQDLFEKEQNNLLADLMDIPKKACDRRINEFVKRARSAKIHAYIISHLKKEMPAIMGKAKAQQRLLDNLEEEFAKVQREFHLPAGDFPNVEHFREVLSGYSIDKFEKLKPKMIQAVDDMLGYEIPELLKKFRNPYD